In bacterium, one DNA window encodes the following:
- a CDS encoding glucose-1-phosphate thymidylyltransferase, producing LKIACIEEVAFRMGFIDREQLLKLAEGYPNSYGEYLRLIADEA from the coding sequence CTCAAGATCGCGTGCATCGAGGAGGTGGCTTTCAGGATGGGGTTTATTGACAGGGAACAGCTGCTGAAACTGGCGGAGGGGTATCCTAACAGTTATGGAGAATATTTACGGTTGATAGCTGATGAAGCCTAA